A window from Peromyscus leucopus breed LL Stock chromosome 8a, UCI_PerLeu_2.1, whole genome shotgun sequence encodes these proteins:
- the Smpdl3a gene encoding acid sphingomyelinase-like phosphodiesterase 3a: MALLGTFLCCLLAAWLCHPGLGVPLAPAGRAPTVGQFWHVTDLHLDPTYHITDDHTKVCASSKGANASNPGPFGDFLCDSPYQLILSAFDFIKNSGQEASFMIWTGDSPPHVPVPELSTGTVIKVITNMTMTVQSLFPNLQVFPALGNHDYWPQDQLPIATSKVYSAVADLWKPWLDEEAISTLKKGGFYSQKVASNPNLRIISLNTNLYYGPNIMTLNKTDPANQFEWLENTLNSSLQNKEKVYIIAHVPVGYLPYATGTPAVRQYYNEKLVDIFRKYSSVIAGQFYGHTHRDSLMILSDKKGSPVNSAFVAPAVTPVKGVLQTETNNPGVRLFQYKPGDYTLLDMLQYYLNLTEANLKGESNWTLEYVLTQTYGVADLQPRSLHELAKQFATIDSKQFLKYYHYFYVSYDSSVTCDQKCKILQICAIMNLDNISYNDCLKQHFMKPSQ, encoded by the exons ATGGCGTTGCTGGGCACCTTCCTCTGCTGCCTgctggctgcctggctctgccacccgggCCTCGGGGTGCCCCTGGCGCCCGCCGGTCGGGCCCCAACTGTGG GACAGTTTTGGCATGTGACTGACTTACATCTAGACCCGACTTACCACATCACAGATGACCACACCAAGGTGTGTGCTTCATCCAAAGGTGCAAATGCCTCCAATCCTGGCCCCTTTGGAGATTTTCTGTGTGACTCTCCATATCAACTTATTTTGTCagcatttgattttattaagaattcAGGACAAGAAGCATCTTTCATGATATGGACAGG GGATAGCCCACCTCATGTCCCAGTGCCTGAGCTGTCTACAGGCACTGTTATAAAGGTGATCACTAACATGACAATGACGGTCCAGAGCCTCTTTCCAAACCTCCAGGTTTTTCCTGCACTGGGCAATCATGATTACTGGCCACAG GACCAGCTGCCAATAGCCACCAGCAAGGTCTACAGTGCTGTAGCTGACCTCTGGAAACCGTGGCTGGATGAAGAAGCTATTAGCACTTTAAAGAAAG GTGGCTTTTACTCCCAGAAAGTTGCAAGTAATCCAAACTTGAGGATCATTAGCCTAAATACAAACCTGTACTATGGCCCGAATATCATGACCCTGAATAAGACAGACCCAGCAAATCAGTTTGAATGGCTGGAAAACACACTCAACAGCTCTCTGCAAAATAAGGAGAAG gtgTACATCATAGCACATGTGCCAGTGGGCTACCTTCCTTATGCAACGGGTACCCCAGCAGTGAGGCAGTACTATAATGAGAAACTGGTggatattttcagaaaatacagCTCTGTCATTGCAGGACAGTTCTATGGCCACACCCACAGAGACAGCCTTATGATTCTTTCCGATAAAAAAG GAAGTCCAGTAAATTCTGCATTTGTGGCGCCTGCCGTCACACCAGTGAAAGGGGTTTTACAAACAGAGACAAACAATCCTGGTGTCCGACTATTTCAGTACAAACCTGGTGATTATACATTGCTG gACATGTTGCAGTATTATTTGAACTTAACAGAAGCAAATCTAAAAGGAGAATCCAACTGGACACTGGAGTATGTACTGACTCAGACCTATGGCGTTGCAGATCTACAGCCAAGGAGCTTGCATGAATTGGCTAAACAATTTGCTACCATAGACAGCAAACAGTTCCTGAAATACTACcattatttttatgtgagttACGACAGCAGTGTAACTTGTGATCAGAAATGCAAGATCTTACAGATTTGTGCAATTATGAATCTTGATAACATTTCCTACAATGATTGCCTTAAACAACATTTTATGAAGCCCAGCCAGTAG